In Geobacillus kaustophilus, a genomic segment contains:
- a CDS encoding HD-GYP domain-containing protein has protein sequence MYRSFVQQLLRHYVTGSAIAVIGVGATLMLTTLVISWEEAKWLIGILLFSTIVMGASEWTVFRRDLAPIRQFFGAKHPDERLAVKALEQARRLPLLAVRRILGPHLFGLSIPGMGLTALCIHYRVLSLPYRYILYAFIGAILIASLHGLVEFFLTTKACRPLMAYLLTKGGRIDEGHSPLPVSLKTKLQLTVLFSSTFPVLLFSLATEIKWSLTEPSASHWSYWPWAAVILLFSIAFSVFLTRLLVDEINEPVSVLATHMERAENETYEPVAHNVYTDEFAYLLRGFNHMIDAVHQRDQMNKELLNSFITVLTAALDARDPYTAGHSLRVARYALAIGKQLSLPDEQLDALYRSALLHDIGKIGIPDAILLKDGKLSDDEFAWIKKHPALGEAILREVRPIEPIEPLLAGIRSHHERIDGKGYPDGLTGDEIPLFGKIIAVADAFDAMTSDRPYRKGMDIRQAADILKNGKGTQWDEEIVDVFLQYVEQQLLPSPTAVS, from the coding sequence ATGTATCGTTCATTCGTGCAACAGTTGCTGCGTCATTATGTTACCGGCTCAGCCATCGCTGTGATCGGCGTCGGCGCGACATTGATGTTGACGACGCTCGTCATCTCATGGGAAGAAGCCAAATGGCTGATCGGCATTTTGTTGTTTTCAACCATCGTCATGGGGGCGTCAGAATGGACGGTGTTTCGCCGCGATTTGGCGCCGATTCGGCAATTTTTTGGCGCCAAGCATCCGGACGAAAGGTTGGCTGTGAAAGCCCTAGAACAAGCGCGCCGCTTGCCGCTATTGGCGGTTCGCCGCATTTTAGGCCCGCACTTGTTCGGGCTGTCGATTCCCGGCATGGGGCTGACGGCTTTATGCATCCACTACCGTGTGCTGTCCCTTCCATATCGATACATTTTGTACGCCTTTATCGGCGCCATTTTGATTGCGTCACTTCACGGATTGGTTGAATTTTTTTTGACAACGAAAGCTTGCCGACCGCTGATGGCGTATTTGCTTACGAAGGGTGGCAGGATCGATGAAGGGCATTCGCCGCTTCCCGTGTCGCTCAAAACAAAACTGCAGCTGACGGTCTTGTTCAGCAGCACGTTTCCTGTCTTATTGTTCAGCTTAGCGACCGAAATCAAATGGTCGCTCACCGAGCCGAGCGCCTCTCACTGGTCGTATTGGCCATGGGCGGCCGTCATCTTGCTGTTTTCGATCGCCTTCTCCGTTTTTTTGACTCGCTTGTTGGTGGATGAAATCAATGAGCCGGTCAGCGTGCTGGCAACCCATATGGAACGGGCGGAAAACGAAACGTATGAACCTGTCGCCCACAATGTGTATACCGATGAATTTGCCTACTTGCTTCGGGGATTCAACCATATGATCGATGCTGTGCATCAACGCGACCAAATGAACAAAGAGCTGCTCAACAGTTTTATCACCGTCTTGACGGCGGCGCTTGACGCCCGCGACCCCTATACAGCGGGGCACTCGTTGCGTGTGGCCCGCTATGCGCTCGCGATCGGGAAACAGCTTTCCCTACCGGATGAACAGCTTGATGCCTTGTATCGCTCCGCGTTGCTGCACGACATCGGAAAGATCGGCATCCCGGATGCCATTTTGCTTAAAGACGGAAAACTAAGCGATGACGAATTTGCCTGGATTAAAAAACACCCCGCCCTCGGAGAAGCCATTTTGCGCGAAGTTAGGCCGATCGAACCGATTGAGCCGCTTTTAGCGGGCATCCGCTCCCATCACGAACGCATCGATGGAAAGGGATACCCAGATGGTTTAACAGGCGACGAAATTCCGTTGTTTGGCAAAATTATTGCCGTTGCGGATGCGTTTGATGCCATGACTTCGGACCGTCCGTACCGTAAAGGCATGGATATTCGCCAAGCCGCAGACATTTTAAAAAACGGAAAAGGAACACAATGGGATGAAGAAATTGTCGATGTATTTTTACAATATGTAGAACAACAACTTTTGCCTTCGCCCACAGCGGTTTCCTAA
- a CDS encoding IS66 family transposase: MTQCKVPANGRRELKERCRQGKHEGARNAQHFIQRLEKRKQEALLFLRKKEVPFDHNQAERDLRMVKVKQKISGTFRQEDDAEAFCVMRSVMSTLQKHEKPVWESLQRLLSGESLQTILHSS; this comes from the coding sequence GTGACCCAATGCAAAGTTCCAGCGAATGGCCGCCGAGAACTCAAGGAGCGTTGCCGACAAGGCAAGCATGAAGGCGCCCGCAACGCGCAACATTTCATCCAGCGCCTAGAAAAGCGCAAGCAAGAAGCGCTTCTCTTCCTGCGAAAGAAAGAAGTGCCGTTTGACCACAACCAAGCCGAGCGCGATTTGCGGATGGTGAAAGTCAAACAAAAAATTTCTGGAACGTTTCGTCAGGAAGACGATGCCGAGGCTTTCTGTGTCATGCGCAGCGTCATGTCCACCCTGCAAAAACATGAGAAACCGGTTTGGGAATCGTTGCAAAGACTTCTAAGCGGGGAGTCTCTCCAAACGATTCTCCATTCCTCCTAG
- a CDS encoding response regulator transcription factor: protein MVIRTLLVDSDPICLLGLEKLLEKERGITVVGSVSCLDSLDTLVHIHVPDVIVINMHMHIIKVLDWIKNAKETHPTINVIMLCNYPPFALSSYEAGIAAILPKEKVSTHLAHAIRDSNEGGRLFLLDSKTTCSMKCCLTKIEIDILQMLADDQTSAQISEKLNISKRTVERHLSSIFGKLGVLSRTGAVAEALRLQLIK from the coding sequence ATGGTTATTCGTACATTGCTTGTTGATTCTGATCCTATCTGTTTGCTTGGTTTGGAAAAATTATTAGAAAAAGAAAGAGGCATAACTGTTGTTGGTTCTGTTTCTTGTCTTGATTCACTAGACACTCTTGTACATATACATGTACCAGACGTCATTGTGATAAATATGCACATGCACATAATAAAAGTACTTGACTGGATAAAAAACGCGAAGGAAACACACCCCACGATAAATGTCATTATGCTATGCAATTATCCACCATTTGCCTTATCTTCATATGAAGCAGGTATAGCTGCGATATTACCAAAAGAAAAAGTTTCTACTCATTTGGCACATGCGATACGTGACAGCAATGAGGGGGGGAGGCTTTTCTTGCTTGACAGTAAGACTACATGTTCAATGAAATGTTGTTTGACAAAAATTGAAATAGATATATTACAAATGCTGGCAGATGATCAAACGAGTGCGCAAATCAGCGAAAAGCTAAATATAAGCAAACGAACAGTGGAACGTCACCTTTCTTCTATTTTCGGAAAATTAGGGGTGTTGTCACGAACAGGAGCGGTTGCCGAAGCGCTGCGGTTACAACTCATAAAATGA
- a CDS encoding helix-turn-helix domain-containing protein translates to MKRLNITHDHGWTPRTLRKQERKIKNALLRQRVMAVRLVMEGYLGKEAASMVNVCRQTVSHYVPLFNEGGLELLLHRDFAPGREPFLTEEQQEEIKQLVLTTTPAELGWDAASAWNTKLLQSYVEKHFGVCLSREALRKLLHRQGLSWTRPTYTLAKGNPDEQKQFEKQMDLIKKT, encoded by the coding sequence ATGAAACGTCTCAACATCACCCATGATCACGGATGGACGCCACGGACGCTTCGCAAACAGGAACGGAAAATCAAAAACGCGCTTCTTCGCCAACGGGTGATGGCGGTTCGTTTGGTCATGGAAGGTTATTTGGGCAAAGAGGCGGCCTCCATGGTCAACGTGTGCCGACAAACCGTTTCCCATTATGTGCCGCTGTTCAACGAAGGCGGTCTGGAGCTCTTGCTTCATCGGGATTTCGCCCCTGGACGGGAGCCGTTTCTCACCGAAGAACAGCAGGAAGAGATCAAACAGCTTGTGTTGACCACCACTCCCGCGGAACTGGGCTGGGACGCCGCTTCGGCCTGGAACACCAAACTCCTGCAATCCTATGTCGAAAAGCACTTTGGTGTTTGCCTTTCCCGTGAAGCGCTGCGAAAACTCCTGCACCGTCAAGGTCTGTCATGGACTCGCCCTACGTACACGCTGGCGAAAGGGAATCCGGATGAGCAAAAGCAATTTGAAAAGCAAATGGATTTGATAAAAAAAACTTGA
- a CDS encoding IS630 family transposase has product MITKETEDAVLLYIDETHIRSYHVLRSTWSEVGRQKRVPTFGHHAHVSVFGAVNVHDGDIVLHQTEAANAATFLDFLRLLKERHPNRIIALVLDNARIHHARMVKDFLREEGQCFHFLYLPPYSPQLNPIERLWKWLKDTMIANAFHKDRHEIVQAVQRFAHYIQERPEEVLRRLGCSA; this is encoded by the coding sequence TTGATCACCAAGGAGACAGAAGATGCCGTTCTTCTGTACATCGATGAAACGCATATCCGCTCTTATCATGTCTTGCGATCCACTTGGTCCGAGGTCGGCCGTCAAAAACGTGTGCCGACATTCGGCCATCATGCCCATGTTTCGGTATTTGGCGCGGTGAACGTCCACGATGGGGACATCGTGCTTCACCAAACAGAAGCCGCCAACGCTGCGACGTTCTTGGATTTCTTGCGCCTGCTCAAAGAGCGGCATCCCAACCGGATCATTGCGCTCGTCTTGGACAATGCCCGGATTCATCACGCTCGAATGGTGAAGGACTTTTTGCGAGAAGAAGGACAATGTTTTCATTTCCTGTATCTGCCTCCCTACTCGCCGCAGCTCAACCCGATCGAGCGTTTGTGGAAATGGCTGAAGGATACGATGATCGCCAACGCCTTTCACAAAGACCGCCACGAGATCGTGCAAGCGGTTCAACGATTTGCTCATTACATTCAGGAACGCCCGGAGGAAGTGTTGCGGCGCTTGGGGTGTTCCGCGTAA
- a CDS encoding IS630 family transposase: MKRLNITHDHRWTPRTLRKQERKIKNTLLRQRVMAVRLVMEGYLGKEVASMVNVCRQTVSHYVSLFNEGGLELLLHRDFAPGREPFLTEEQQEEIKQLVLTTTPVELGWDVASAWNTKLLQSYVEKHFGVCLSREALRKLLHRQGLSWTRPTYTLAKGNPDEQKQFEKQMDLIKKLDHQGDRRCRSSVHR, from the coding sequence ATGAAACGTCTCAACATCACCCATGATCACAGATGGACACCTCGGACACTTCGCAAACAGGAACGGAAAATCAAAAACACCCTTCTTCGCCAACGGGTGATGGCGGTTCGCCTGGTCATGGAAGGCTATTTGGGCAAAGAGGTGGCCTCCATGGTCAACGTGTGCCGACAAACCGTTTCCCATTATGTGTCGCTGTTCAACGAAGGCGGTCTGGAGCTCTTGCTTCATCGGGATTTCGCCCCCGGGCGGGAGCCGTTTCTCACCGAAGAACAGCAGGAAGAGATCAAACAGCTTGTGTTGACCACCACTCCCGTAGAACTGGGCTGGGACGTCGCTTCGGCCTGGAACACCAAACTCCTGCAATCCTATGTCGAAAAGCACTTTGGTGTTTGCCTTTCCCGTGAAGCGCTGCGAAAACTCCTGCACCGTCAAGGTCTGTCATGGACTCGCCCTACGTACACGCTGGCGAAAGGGAATCCGGATGAGCAAAAGCAATTTGAAAAGCAAATGGATTTGATAAAAAAACTTGATCACCAAGGAGACAGAAGATGCCGTTCTTCTGTACATCGATGA
- a CDS encoding IS630 family transposase: MITKETEDAVLLYIDETHIRSYHVLRSTWSEVGRQKRVPTFGHHAHVSVFGAVNVHDGDIVLHQTEAANAATFLDFLRLLKERHPNRIIALVLDNARIHHARMGKDFLREEGQCFHFLYLPPYSPQLNPIERLWKWLKDTVIANAFHKDRHEIVQAVQRFAHYIQERPEEVLRRLGCSA, translated from the coding sequence TTGATCACCAAGGAGACAGAAGATGCCGTTCTTCTGTACATCGATGAAACGCATATCCGCTCTTATCATGTCTTGCGATCCACTTGGTCCGAGGTCGGTCGTCAAAAACGTGTGCCGACATTCGGCCATCATGCCCATGTTTCGGTATTTGGCGCGGTGAACGTCCACGATGGGGACATCGTGCTTCACCAAACAGAAGCCGCCAACGCCGCGACGTTCTTGGATTTCTTGCGCCTGCTCAAAGAGCGGCATCCCAACCGGATCATTGCGCTCGTCTTGGACAATGCCCGGATTCATCACGCTCGAATGGGGAAGGACTTTTTGCGAGAAGAAGGACAATGTTTTCATTTCCTGTATCTGCCTCCCTACTCGCCGCAGCTCAACCCGATCGAGCGTTTGTGGAAATGGCTGAAGGATACGGTGATCGCCAACGCCTTTCACAAAGACCGCCACGAGATCGTGCAAGCGGTTCAACGATTTGCTCATTACATTCAGGAACGCCCGGAGGAAGTGTTGCGGCGCTTGGGGTGTTCCGCGTAA
- a CDS encoding YiiX/YebB-like N1pC/P60 family cysteine hydrolase has product MKKLKSILLVFCFVLFTFSFSNLTFAEINITPQAIPPEYYPGSSVVIKPGDVLVTNNTSSYGVTGHAGIVIDAYGTVASIRGSGYHPRTWGIGDWFAEYPNEKVVRYSGANATAAANWAANYVKNYRNAYYDISPLYYMDSTYCSKIVWQAYYYGANYELPTVYNPLFLTSICKPYDLPKAGTVVLTKGSW; this is encoded by the coding sequence ATGAAAAAATTAAAATCTATTTTACTTGTTTTTTGTTTTGTATTATTTACCTTTAGCTTTAGCAATTTGACTTTTGCTGAAATTAATATTACTCCTCAAGCTATTCCTCCTGAGTATTACCCAGGAAGTTCAGTTGTAATTAAACCTGGAGATGTTTTGGTAACAAATAATACCTCTTCTTATGGGGTTACAGGTCATGCGGGAATTGTAATTGATGCTTACGGAACAGTAGCGTCAATTCGAGGAAGTGGGTATCACCCAAGAACTTGGGGAATAGGCGATTGGTTTGCTGAATATCCAAATGAAAAAGTGGTTCGTTATAGTGGTGCAAATGCTACAGCAGCGGCAAATTGGGCAGCAAACTATGTAAAAAATTATCGTAATGCCTATTACGATATTAGTCCTCTATATTACATGGATTCTACGTATTGTTCTAAAATTGTATGGCAAGCATATTACTATGGCGCTAATTATGAATTACCTACTGTATATAATCCTCTGTTCCTAACTAGTATTTGTAAACCATATGATTTACCTAAGGCTGGAACCGTTGTTTTAACGAAGGGTAGTTGGTAA